The genomic DNA CTGCAGGAACTCGCCGAGTCGCTTCACAATTGCCAACGCTGCCCGCTCGCCAAGCTCGGTCGACGCCAGGTCGTCTTCGGCGTCGGCAACCCTCATGCATCCGTCATGTTCGTAGGGGAGGCACCGGGATTTCACGAGGATCAGAAGGGGGAGCCATTCGTCGGGGCAGCCGGACAATTGCTCAACGACTTGTTGGAGTCAGCGGGGCTGTCGCGCGCGGATATCTACATCGCCAATGTGATCAAATGCCGCCCGCCGAATAACCGCGACCCCGAACCTCAGGAGGTCGAGACCTGCAAACCGTTTCTCTTGCAGCAGATCGCCATGATTCGGCCGAAGCTGGTCTGTTCGCTGGGCAATTGGGCGACGCAGACACTTCTGGAGCGCAAGGTCGGGATTACGAGAGTACGCGGACAGGCGTTTTATCTGAAGGAATTCGTACTGTTTCCCCT from Nitrospira sp. ND1 includes the following:
- a CDS encoding uracil-DNA glycosylase produces the protein MSSSLTTLQELAESLHNCQRCPLAKLGRRQVVFGVGNPHASVMFVGEAPGFHEDQKGEPFVGAAGQLLNDLLESAGLSRADIYIANVIKCRPPNNRDPEPQEVETCKPFLLQQIAMIRPKLVCSLGNWATQTLLERKVGITRVRGQAFYLKEFVLFPLLHPAAALHQGTMLQPLREDFQKLREFLDRHSQPPATQEGAASSTTETVRIDPPATIAQQMDLFGS